GATGGTGCTCTCGAAGCGCTGCTGCAGCGTGGCGTTCGCGATGCGGCCGCTCACGTCGAACGCCTGATGCGCCTGGGCGAGCGAGAACATGTCGGGGTACACGCGCGCACCGAGGTGCTCGAGCGGCACGCGCAGCGACCAGAGGCCGCGGTTGCCGCCGACCATCGACGGCGACGCGGAGAGGAGCAGGCCCTGCCGGCCATTGAACGGCTGCGGGCGGACGCGCGACACCCAGTCGATCACGTTCTTCAGCACCCCGGGCAGCGACGCGTTGTACTCGGGGCTCGCGATGATGAACGCGTCGGCGGTGACGAGGCGCTCGTGCAGCCGCTGCGCGCCGGCCGGGATGGCGCCGGTCGACTCGACGTCGCCGTCGTACGACGGACAGTCGAAGTCGATCATCGCGGCACGGTCGACGACGCCGCCCTTCTCCGCCACGACGGTCGCGGCGAGCGTGGCGAGTCGGTCGTTCAGCGAGTCGCGGCGGAGCGACGCGGCGAACACGAGCACGCGCACCGTGCGGCGGCCCGTCGTCTGATCGGAGGCGGTGTCGGTCATGCCGCACGTTCGGGCAAGGGGCGCGCCGGTGCGCCTTCACAGCTCCACGTACGTGTTTCGTGTAGGACTGAAGAAGGACTGAAGAGAGACTGAAGAAGGACCAAACACAAAGAGTGTTGGTGGTCCTTCTTCAGTCCTCCTTCAGTCCTTCTTCAGTCCCACCAACACACGTACGTGGAGCCATGTACGGAAGCCGCCGCTAACGAGCCGCGACGGTGGGCGGCGCGACGCCCTGCCCGCTCGCGACGACGCGCCAGTCGGGCATCACGACGCGCAGCGCCGCGTTAGGCATGGTGCGCGAGTAGCCGGCCGTGAGCTGCTCGGCGTAGTGCGCGAGATAGAGGTCGAACGGATCGGCGGTGTTCGCGTCGTCGATGAGCAGGTCGGTGTCGCGCATCTCGAGCCGGCCGAAGCGCAGCCGCCCGCCGCGGAAGTAGACGAAGTTCGTCGCCCCGCTGTCGGGACGCACCGTGGTGCCGAAGATGCCGTCCGCGTCGGTGCGCGCGAAGGCGATGTGCATCGCGGTGGAGTCCAGCGTGACGGCCTCCACGCGGCCACGCACGGTGGGCGGCGGCATGATGGCGAGCGGATCGAGCAGCATGTCGTCGCCCTCGACGGCGATGCCGTGCGCGCCCCGCACGTCGAGCAGGTTCTTCAGGTGCAGGCCGAGCGCGTGCATCAGCTTCTCGCCGTCGATGCCGAGCAGGCGGAGCGACGTGGGGTGCACGCGGACGCGCTGGTCGTCGGTGAGCGCGACCGTCGCCTTCATCCGGAACGGCAGGTCGACGCCCTTGTGCAGGATGCCCGACTGCAGGAGCTGGCCGTCGGCGACGCGCACGCGAAGGTTGCGCACGGGCGCGCCGTGGTAGGCGAACACCACCTCGTTCATGAGCGCGCTCAGCGCGTCGCCGTCGAGGCGGATGTTGCCGGAGCTGACCTGGACGACGAACGAGCGTGGATCGTCGAGGACGACGGTGGCGCCGGGCGTCGTGGGGACGGCCTCGCCGCGCAGATCCTCGATCTGCATCACCGCGCTGGCGTCGACGTGGAGGCGCACGTTGCGCATCTCCATCCACAGCTGCTGCGGCGCATCGCGATCGGGGGGCGCGGCGGCGGGCGCGCTCACCGCACCGGCGGGTGGCGTCGCGGCGACGGCGACGACGAGGGCGATCAGCGCGACGCGCGACGCCGGGGACTTCGTGAACGACGACGGTGACGACATGTGACGACGCTTCTCCCGCGAGACGCCTGGTAGTCGGCGTCAGGCGCGAGAATCCTTCCCAATTCTCGTGCCGACGAACGGCCTGAACGGCGGCGGGCCGGAGATCCCGTGACGAGATGCTCCGGCCCGTCGAGCCGTGCAGCGCGCGTCGTGTGCTAGTTGGCCTTCGCGAGGAGGTTCTTCGCCGCGTCGCGGTGCGCCGCGAACGCCGGGGCGACCTTCTGCTCGAGGTCCTTCAGCTCGGCGTTCTTCGTGGACGGCAGCAGCGTCGTGGAGACGGCGTCGATGACGGCCTGGTGGTACGCGACCTCGTGGTCGAGGAACGCCTTGTCGAACGCCTTGCCGTGCAGGCCGCGCAGCGTCTTCATCGCGTCGACGTGCGCCTTGGCGAGCGCGAAGTCCTTCGGCGGCGTGGGCGTGACGTGGAGCTTCGTGGCGAGATCGCGGCCGAGCTGGCGGACCTGCTTGTGATCGCGCGCGAGCATGGCGCCGAAGTCGCGCACTTCCTTGGACGAGCCGCGCTCGGCGGCGAGCTGGCCGGTCTGGATGTCCCAGGTGTTCGCGGCGTCGAAGATGGCGCAGATGGTGGGATCGTCGACCTGCGCGAGGGCGGGGCGCGCGGCGACCGCGGTGCCGGCGACGAGGGCGAGGGCGGCGACGAGGGAGATGGTGCGAGTACGCATGGTCGGTCTCTCGGTATCGGTGATGTCGTAGCGTGAACGTGCTGCAGCTACGACTGGCCGTGACGATCGGATCCATGCGCCTATTTGTCAAGAATATTTTTGACATATTCTGGCGCCCGGTGCTAGCTTGTCTGAGGACACCGGAGGACCGATGCGACGGACGGACGAGCGAGGTGCGGTGAGCACGCGGGCGCGGCTGGTCGCGCTGCTGCGACGCGGACGGCGGAGCGTCGAGGAGCTGGCGGCGGCGCTCGGCCTCACCGACAACGCGGTGCGCGCGCAGCTGCAGACGCTGCAGCGCGAGGGGATCGCGCGCGCGGCGGAGCAGCGGCGCGACGGGAGCGTGGGCAAGCCGGCGACGCTCTACGACATCGAGCCGGCCGCGGAGCCGGCGTTCTCGCGCGCGTACGCGCCGGTGCTCACGGCGCTGCTGGCCGAGCTGCGCAAGCGCGGCGACGCGGGCGACGTGGAGGTGCTGCTGCGGCGCGTCGGACGCGACCTCGCGGCGGAGGCGGCGTCGGGCCCGACCGCGCGACCGGAGGTGCGCGCGCGGCGCGCGCTGGCGGTGCTCTCGGCGCTCGGCGGCGAGGCGGATCTCGAGCGCACGCCCGACGGCTTCGCGATCCGCGGCCACGGCTGCCCGCTGTCGGCGGCGGTGTGCGTGGAGCCGAACGTGTGCGCGGCGGTCGAGGAGCTCGTGGGCGCGGTGGCGGGCGCGCCGGTGCGCGAGCACTGCGACCGCACGGGTGAGAGGCCGCGGTGCAGCTTCCACATCGCCGTACCCGCTGCCTAACGACCAACGACGAACGAGCATGAGCGACACGACCGAGCTGAGTGGGCCGGATCTCGCGGCGGGGATCGCGGAGACGGATCTCGCCGACGGGGCGATGATAGGCGGGCACTCGGCGGGGAAGCCGGTGGTGCTCGTGCGGCGCGGCGAGGAGTTTTTCGCGATCGGCGGACAGTGCACGCACTACGGCGGACCGCTGGCCGAGGGGATCCTGCAGGGCGACACGGTGCGGTGCCCGTGGCACCACGCGTGCTTCGACGTGCGCACCGGCGAGGCGACGTGCGCGCCGGCGCTCAACCCGGTGGCGCGGTGGGAGGTGGAGCGGCGCGACGGGCGCGTGGTGGTACGGCGCGAGCTCCCGACGGCGGACGGCGCGACGCCGTTAGGCACCACACCGGCGCCCGATGCCGCGGTGCGCGCGATCGTCATCGTCGGCGCGGGAGCGGCGGGCGAGGCGGCCGTGGAGATGCTGCGCCGCCGAGGCTACGACGGCACGCTCACGCTCGTCGGCGCCGACGAGTCGGTGCCGTACGACCGGCCGAACCTGTCGAAGGACTACCTCGCCGGCAACGCGCCCGAGGAGTGGATCCCGCTGCGCGGCGAGGAGTTCTACGCCGAGCACCGGATCGAGCTGCTGCGCGGGAGACGCGCGACCGGGATGGACGTCGCCGGGCGCCGCGTGCTGCTCGACGACGGCCGCGCGCTGCCGTACGACCGGCTGCTGCTCGCGACCGGCGCGGACCCGGTGCGGCTGACGATCCCGGGCGCCGACCTCGCGCACGTGCACTACCTGCGCACGCTCGCCGACAGCCGCGCGATCATCGCCGCCGCGGAGCGGTCGCATCGCGCGGTGGTGATGGGCGCGAGCTTCATCGGCCTCGAGGTGGCGGCCTCGCTGCGGACGCGCGGGCTGGAGGTGCACGTCGTGGCGCCCGACGAGCGGCCGCTCGCCCGCGTGCTGGGCACCGAGGTGGGCGACTGGATCCGCGCGCTGCACGAGTCGCACGGCGTGACGTTCCATCTCGGCCGCACGGCGACGCGCGTCGACGCCGACCGCGTGACGCTCGACGACGGCGCGACGATCGACGCGGACCTCGTGGCGATCGGCGTCGGCGTGCGGCCGGCGCTCGCGCTCGCGGAGAGCGCCGGGCTCCGGCTCGACCGCGGCGTGATGGTGGACGCGTACCTCGAGACGAGCGTGCCGGGCATCTACGCGGCGGGCGACATCGCGCGCTACCCGGACGCGCGCACGGGCGAGGCGATCCGCGTCGAGCACTGGGTGGTGGCGGAGCGGCTCGGCCAGACCGCGGCGCGCAACATGTTGGGCGCGCGCGAGCGGTTCG
This DNA window, taken from Gemmatirosa kalamazoonensis, encodes the following:
- a CDS encoding helix-turn-helix transcriptional regulator codes for the protein MRRTDERGAVSTRARLVALLRRGRRSVEELAAALGLTDNAVRAQLQTLQREGIARAAEQRRDGSVGKPATLYDIEPAAEPAFSRAYAPVLTALLAELRKRGDAGDVEVLLRRVGRDLAAEAASGPTARPEVRARRALAVLSALGGEADLERTPDGFAIRGHGCPLSAAVCVEPNVCAAVEELVGAVAGAPVREHCDRTGERPRCSFHIAVPAA
- a CDS encoding NADPH-dependent FMN reductase, which gives rise to MTDTASDQTTGRRTVRVLVFAASLRRDSLNDRLATLAATVVAEKGGVVDRAAMIDFDCPSYDGDVESTGAIPAGAQRLHERLVTADAFIIASPEYNASLPGVLKNVIDWVSRVRPQPFNGRQGLLLSASPSMVGGNRGLWSLRVPLEHLGARVYPDMFSLAQAHQAFDVSGRIANATLQQRFESTIECFLDLVEAAKHYRALQKQWVEFLGEKPDAATDRVEHTPVEAT
- a CDS encoding DUF4142 domain-containing protein; this encodes MRTRTISLVAALALVAGTAVAARPALAQVDDPTICAIFDAANTWDIQTGQLAAERGSSKEVRDFGAMLARDHKQVRQLGRDLATKLHVTPTPPKDFALAKAHVDAMKTLRGLHGKAFDKAFLDHEVAYHQAVIDAVSTTLLPSTKNAELKDLEQKVAPAFAAHRDAAKNLLAKAN
- a CDS encoding FAD-dependent oxidoreductase yields the protein MSDTTELSGPDLAAGIAETDLADGAMIGGHSAGKPVVLVRRGEEFFAIGGQCTHYGGPLAEGILQGDTVRCPWHHACFDVRTGEATCAPALNPVARWEVERRDGRVVVRRELPTADGATPLGTTPAPDAAVRAIVIVGAGAAGEAAVEMLRRRGYDGTLTLVGADESVPYDRPNLSKDYLAGNAPEEWIPLRGEEFYAEHRIELLRGRRATGMDVAGRRVLLDDGRALPYDRLLLATGADPVRLTIPGADLAHVHYLRTLADSRAIIAAAERSHRAVVMGASFIGLEVAASLRTRGLEVHVVAPDERPLARVLGTEVGDWIRALHESHGVTFHLGRTATRVDADRVTLDDGATIDADLVAIGVGVRPALALAESAGLRLDRGVMVDAYLETSVPGIYAAGDIARYPDARTGEAIRVEHWVVAERLGQTAARNMLGARERFADVPFFWSAHYDKVVNYVGHAERWDAVEVHGDLAAGDAAVAYRLGGRVLAVATVGRDRAALEADAAMARGDDAALEAAIR